One Streptomyces sp. RPA4-2 genomic window carries:
- a CDS encoding low affinity iron permease family protein, with the protein MMTIEHPADRGGDERGRFERFAESASKFTSSPVFFVFCLALVSLTVVLHIVGVEVTWLLFAGESMTAVTLMLLALLKNSELRADRAIQRKLDAIAAALLEAQEGTPGKAHEDLRNVIRLEDEI; encoded by the coding sequence ATGATGACCATCGAGCACCCCGCGGACCGCGGCGGCGACGAACGTGGAAGATTCGAAAGGTTCGCCGAGTCTGCGTCGAAATTCACCAGCTCACCGGTCTTCTTCGTGTTCTGCCTCGCGCTGGTCTCCCTTACCGTCGTGCTCCACATCGTGGGCGTCGAAGTGACCTGGCTGCTCTTCGCCGGCGAATCCATGACGGCCGTGACCCTCATGCTCCTCGCCCTGCTGAAGAACTCGGAACTCCGGGCGGACCGAGCGATCCAGCGCAAGCTGGACGCCATCGCCGCCGCCCTGCTCGAGGCGCAGGAAGGCACCCCCGGAAAGGCGCACGAAGACCTCAGGAACGTCATTCGGCTGGAGGACGAGATCTGA
- a CDS encoding DUF6131 family protein — protein sequence MIILGVILLVIGLVAGIGILWTIGVILVIIGVVLWILGGIGHAVGGRRHYW from the coding sequence ATGATCATCCTCGGAGTTATTCTGCTCGTCATCGGCCTCGTGGCAGGCATCGGCATTCTATGGACCATCGGGGTCATCCTGGTGATCATCGGAGTCGTTCTGTGGATTCTGGGAGGCATCGGACACGCGGTCGGCGGCCGACGGCACTACTGGTGA
- a CDS encoding sensor histidine kinase — MNLRRLRAPLLDAALVAASLLDVWVKVHIDEPLRLSCALVAAFSLFLRRRRPLLTFLLTLPAVLVSDAVFAALAALYTLASFTRHRTMLAVCVTVFTICDMTNWPSLSYDFAKTATVITLGYTAATAAAPVFLGQLVQARRDLSRQLAEISEARDHKRLLTAQSVLAKERAQLAREMHDVVSHQVSLIAVRAGALQVGAQDADVKEAAATIRRLSVQTLDELRHMVSVLRASGGRPTELTPQPSLADLHRLVDNSGIETELRTDVPDDLPPTVQRAIYRTVQEALTNARKHAPGTTATVHIRHHDGAVRATVTNTAPTHPPLPLPSAHHGLVGLRQRAALLGGTVTAGPTADGGYELCLELPAEGRP; from the coding sequence ATGAACCTCCGCCGGCTGCGCGCACCGCTGCTGGACGCCGCCCTCGTCGCCGCGTCGCTCCTCGACGTCTGGGTCAAGGTCCACATCGACGAGCCACTCCGGCTGTCCTGTGCCCTGGTCGCCGCCTTCTCCCTCTTTCTGCGACGTCGCCGGCCGCTGCTCACCTTTCTGCTCACGCTGCCCGCGGTCCTGGTCTCCGACGCCGTCTTCGCCGCGCTGGCCGCGCTGTACACCCTCGCCTCGTTCACCCGTCACCGCACCATGCTCGCCGTCTGTGTCACGGTGTTCACGATCTGTGACATGACCAATTGGCCGTCACTGAGCTACGACTTCGCCAAGACGGCGACCGTGATCACCCTGGGGTACACCGCGGCGACGGCGGCCGCTCCCGTCTTCCTCGGCCAGCTCGTCCAGGCCCGGCGGGATCTGTCGCGGCAGCTCGCCGAGATCTCCGAGGCGCGCGACCACAAGCGGCTGCTGACCGCGCAGAGCGTGCTGGCCAAGGAACGCGCACAGCTCGCCCGGGAGATGCACGACGTGGTCTCCCACCAGGTCAGTCTGATCGCGGTGCGGGCCGGAGCGCTCCAGGTCGGTGCCCAGGACGCCGACGTGAAGGAGGCGGCCGCCACGATCCGGCGGCTGAGCGTCCAGACACTGGACGAGCTGCGGCACATGGTCAGCGTTCTGCGTGCCTCCGGGGGACGGCCCACGGAGCTGACACCGCAGCCGTCCCTGGCGGACCTCCACCGGCTGGTCGACAACAGCGGTATCGAGACCGAGCTGCGGACCGACGTGCCCGACGACCTGCCGCCCACCGTGCAGCGGGCCATCTACCGCACCGTCCAGGAAGCGCTGACCAACGCACGCAAGCACGCCCCCGGAACCACCGCGACGGTTCACATCCGCCACCACGACGGCGCCGTCCGCGCCACGGTGACCAACACCGCACCGACCCACCCCCCGCTCCCGCTCCCGAGCGCGCACCACGGACTGGTCGGCCTGCGCCAGCGCGCGGCACTCCTCGGCGGCACCGTCACCGCCGGCCCCACCGCGGACGGCGGCTACGAACTGTGCCTGGAGCTCCCGGCCGAGGGCAGGCCATGA
- a CDS encoding response regulator transcription factor, with translation MIRVLVVDDEAMIRTGFQHILDAAHDIEVAAAVPGGQALQTAQDIRPDVVLLDIRMPDVDGLTVLAGLRRLPHPPVVAMLTTFDMDEYVATALRSGAAGFLLKDTDPEELPFLVRTLADGGTVLSSKVTRTVVDGYLNAGPRESAAHSLARLTDRERAVLVLIAEGLSNADIGTRMHLSTGTVKDHVSAILGKLEVDGRVQAALLAERAGLLKEPRGEEGG, from the coding sequence GTGATCCGGGTATTGGTGGTCGACGACGAGGCCATGATCCGTACGGGTTTTCAGCACATCCTCGACGCGGCACACGACATCGAGGTCGCGGCCGCGGTCCCCGGCGGCCAGGCCCTCCAGACGGCCCAGGACATACGCCCTGACGTGGTACTCCTCGACATCCGGATGCCTGACGTCGACGGCCTCACCGTCCTCGCCGGCCTCCGTCGGCTGCCGCACCCCCCGGTGGTGGCCATGCTCACGACGTTCGACATGGACGAATACGTGGCGACGGCGCTGCGCTCGGGCGCGGCGGGCTTCCTGCTCAAGGACACCGACCCCGAGGAGCTCCCGTTCCTGGTGCGGACGCTGGCCGACGGCGGCACCGTCCTGTCCTCCAAGGTCACCCGGACGGTCGTGGACGGCTACCTGAACGCCGGCCCCCGGGAAAGCGCCGCCCACAGCCTCGCCCGGCTGACCGACCGCGAACGGGCCGTGCTCGTCCTCATCGCCGAGGGACTGTCCAACGCCGACATCGGCACGCGGATGCACCTCAGCACCGGCACGGTCAAGGACCACGTGAGTGCGATCCTCGGCAAGCTCGAGGTGGACGGCCGGGTCCAGGCCGCCCTGCTCGCCGAACGGGCCGGCCTTCTCAAGGAGCCGCGGGGCGAGGAGGGGGGATGA
- a CDS encoding histidine phosphatase family protein — protein MSVRLTFMCATAGDTSGSAVFGDGPLSEHGLGEARAVGATLPPYSSVVRAPSVRCALTADALGLDATPEPALRDFDYGAWRGRTVREVVEDNPYGYASRLTDPDATPHGGESVRQLCRRVAHWMSSVPPFMDQALVITEPAVVRAALVHALSAPATAFWHFEVPPLSTVSLTLREGRWNVRPGRLIAERAGTSRTVPMPCDAPQDRTAPLWGDAVSDEWYDLVARVTPSDRTGRTVKPSRLHGLENRADGAAPAGPGPVGRALAARGREPLTTGGHRVCGRCRVRLHPRTEPER, from the coding sequence ATGTCGGTCCGCCTGACGTTCATGTGCGCGACAGCCGGGGACACCAGCGGGAGCGCGGTCTTCGGTGACGGCCCCCTGAGCGAGCACGGTCTGGGTGAGGCGCGTGCCGTCGGCGCGACGCTCCCTCCGTACTCCTCGGTCGTCCGGGCGCCGTCGGTCCGCTGCGCGCTGACCGCCGACGCGCTCGGCCTGGACGCCACGCCCGAGCCCGCACTGCGCGACTTCGACTACGGCGCCTGGCGTGGCCGCACCGTCCGTGAGGTCGTCGAGGACAACCCCTACGGTTACGCGAGCCGGCTCACGGACCCGGATGCGACACCGCACGGAGGCGAGTCCGTACGACAGCTGTGCCGCCGTGTCGCGCACTGGATGAGCAGCGTGCCGCCGTTCATGGACCAGGCTCTGGTCATCACCGAACCGGCCGTCGTCCGGGCCGCACTCGTCCACGCGCTGTCCGCGCCTGCGACGGCTTTCTGGCACTTCGAGGTGCCACCCCTGTCCACGGTCTCGCTGACCCTGCGCGAGGGCCGCTGGAACGTCCGGCCCGGTCGGCTCATCGCTGAACGAGCCGGCACGAGTCGCACCGTGCCCATGCCGTGTGACGCCCCGCAGGACCGCACGGCCCCTTTGTGGGGCGACGCGGTGAGCGACGAGTGGTACGACCTCGTCGCCCGGGTGACACCCTCCGACCGCACCGGCCGGACCGTGAAACCGAGCAGGCTGCACGGCCTGGAGAACAGGGCCGACGGTGCCGCCCCGGCGGGCCCGGGGCCGGTGGGCCGGGCTCTGGCCGCTCGGGGCCGGGAGCCGCTGACCACGGGTGGCCACCGGGTGTGCGGGCGATGCCGGGTGCGCCTGCACCCGCGTACCGAACCGGAGCGGTGA
- a CDS encoding DUF485 domain-containing protein — protein sequence MSYDSSASNSARPHHGQHSSPARDPAPPAPSGEPLHGGTPPRPWTGHHRDLRILRRAYRRQRWLTTLAALGYFSLFLALSVGRPDIMARPVTGGLPTGLVLALAQLPVTWLAVALYERTARRYVDPLARRVNRQAPWAGGDQESER from the coding sequence ATGTCCTACGACAGCTCCGCTTCGAACTCCGCCCGACCGCACCACGGACAGCACTCCTCCCCCGCCCGCGACCCCGCGCCCCCGGCTCCCTCCGGGGAACCGTTACACGGCGGCACCCCGCCTCGCCCCTGGACCGGACACCACCGCGACCTACGTATCCTCCGCCGCGCCTACCGCCGACAGCGATGGCTCACCACACTGGCGGCGCTCGGTTACTTCTCCCTCTTCCTCGCTCTCTCCGTCGGCCGCCCCGACATCATGGCGCGGCCCGTGACGGGCGGTCTGCCGACGGGCCTGGTCCTCGCCCTCGCCCAACTCCCCGTCACCTGGCTCGCCGTGGCGCTGTACGAGCGCACGGCCCGCCGCTACGTCGACCCGCTGGCGCGCCGGGTGAACCGGCAGGCGCCCTGGGCCGGCGGCGACCAGGAGAGCGAGCGATGA
- a CDS encoding cation acetate symporter: MTDFSDSARSWSLVAFCIAVSVTLLLCVLTGPDSDDLEEFYTGYRSLSPVRNGLAIAGDYISAATVFTIGGVIALCGYDGVVLALSTLLSLLLLMFLLAEPLRNTGKFTMGDALARRMPGRAVRITACAVTIVALVPMMLVQLASTGQLLAFILGFSDSAMKTGCIVGVGALMITYAAIGGMRGTALIQTLKMVVLLGSGVTVAVLILRTFHWNPGTLFGAAADHSGARDQFLHGGLEFAGGPHPHLDMLSTQLAIVLGGACLPHVTMRMYTAKSARQVRRSMSWAVSSVALFVAVATVIGIGATALIGRAGIAKADPWGHTAYLLSSRAAFGADMSRAETLVFTTVTTAIFLTLLASVAGMTLACANSLAHDVFATRGSGMAPHHETMLARVSAVVVGAPIVVLAALVQHRSLQPLATLSFCLGASAIAPALIYSLFWRNFTRAGLLSTLIGGTLSVLLLMPGTRLVSGSPTSAFPHADFNWFPFTTTGLVSVPLGFAFGWLGSVLSGRRRAARERRRYEAIESLILAGPRPKR; encoded by the coding sequence ATGACGGACTTCAGCGACTCCGCACGGTCCTGGTCCCTCGTCGCCTTCTGCATCGCCGTCTCCGTGACCCTCCTGCTGTGCGTACTGACCGGTCCCGACAGCGACGACCTCGAGGAGTTCTACACCGGTTACCGTTCGCTGTCCCCCGTCCGCAACGGCCTCGCCATCGCCGGCGACTACATCTCGGCCGCGACCGTGTTCACCATCGGCGGGGTCATCGCACTCTGCGGATACGACGGGGTCGTCCTGGCCCTCAGCACCCTGCTCTCCCTCCTGTTGTTGATGTTCCTGCTGGCCGAACCCCTGCGGAACACGGGCAAGTTCACCATGGGTGACGCCCTCGCCCGGCGGATGCCCGGGCGTGCGGTGCGCATCACGGCGTGCGCGGTCACCATCGTGGCGCTGGTACCGATGATGCTCGTCCAACTCGCCAGCACCGGACAGCTCCTGGCCTTCATCCTCGGCTTCTCCGACAGCGCCATGAAGACCGGCTGCATCGTCGGGGTCGGCGCGCTGATGATCACCTACGCGGCCATCGGCGGGATGCGGGGCACCGCGCTGATCCAGACCCTGAAGATGGTCGTGCTGCTCGGCTCCGGAGTGACCGTCGCGGTACTGATCCTGCGGACCTTTCACTGGAACCCGGGGACCCTGTTCGGCGCGGCCGCCGACCACAGTGGTGCGCGGGACCAGTTCCTGCACGGCGGGCTGGAGTTCGCCGGCGGTCCGCATCCGCACCTCGACATGCTCAGCACCCAGTTGGCCATCGTGCTTGGCGGTGCCTGCCTCCCTCATGTGACCATGCGCATGTACACCGCGAAGAGCGCACGTCAGGTGCGGCGTTCGATGTCGTGGGCGGTGTCGTCGGTGGCCCTGTTCGTCGCGGTGGCCACGGTCATCGGTATCGGCGCGACGGCGCTGATCGGCCGGGCGGGCATCGCGAAAGCCGACCCGTGGGGTCACACCGCGTACCTGCTCAGCTCCCGGGCTGCGTTCGGTGCGGACATGTCGCGGGCGGAGACCCTCGTGTTCACCACGGTCACCACGGCGATCTTCCTGACGCTGCTCGCCTCGGTGGCCGGTATGACACTGGCCTGCGCCAACTCCCTCGCCCACGACGTGTTCGCCACCCGGGGCTCCGGCATGGCGCCGCACCACGAGACGATGCTGGCCCGCGTCTCCGCCGTGGTCGTGGGGGCTCCGATCGTCGTACTCGCCGCCCTGGTCCAGCACCGCAGCCTCCAGCCGCTCGCGACCCTCTCCTTCTGTCTGGGAGCCTCGGCGATCGCCCCGGCACTGATCTACAGCCTCTTCTGGCGCAACTTCACGCGCGCCGGCCTGTTGAGCACGCTCATCGGCGGCACCCTCTCGGTGCTTCTGCTGATGCCGGGCACCAGACTCGTGTCCGGCTCACCGACGTCCGCGTTTCCCCACGCGGACTTCAACTGGTTCCCGTTCACCACCACGGGGCTGGTCTCCGTCCCCCTGGGATTCGCCTTCGGATGGCTCGGCAGCGTGCTCTCCGGACGCCGCAGAGCCGCCCGCGAACGCCGTCGTTACGAGGCCATCGAAAGTCTGATCCTGGCGGGGCCGAGACCGAAACGGTGA
- a CDS encoding TetR/AcrR family transcriptional regulator: protein MRADAARNLAAVLRTGARLLADDPGTSISAIAAAAGVDRTTVHRRFATREALLDAVFQAKLDSAARVLDEARLTEAPVAVALHRYVEGIIPVSREWPVDTRRMMMADPKARGRREEQSRRLDDFLQRAADEGFLRTDIPEAWVRGVLDDLVDSAAHRFPDVEAPQAADLVVDMFLNGLGRP, encoded by the coding sequence ATGAGAGCTGACGCCGCACGCAACCTGGCCGCGGTCCTGCGCACCGGGGCCCGCCTTCTCGCCGACGACCCGGGCACCTCGATCTCGGCCATCGCCGCCGCGGCGGGCGTGGACCGCACCACCGTCCACCGTCGTTTCGCCACCCGTGAGGCCCTGCTCGACGCCGTGTTCCAGGCGAAGCTCGACTCCGCCGCACGAGTCCTCGACGAGGCCCGGCTGACCGAGGCGCCGGTGGCCGTGGCTCTGCACCGCTACGTCGAGGGGATCATTCCGGTCAGCCGGGAGTGGCCCGTCGACACACGCCGCATGATGATGGCGGACCCGAAGGCCCGCGGCCGACGTGAGGAACAGAGCCGGCGGCTGGACGACTTCCTCCAGCGCGCAGCCGACGAAGGCTTTCTGCGCACCGACATCCCGGAGGCGTGGGTGAGGGGCGTCCTCGACGACCTGGTGGACAGCGCCGCGCACCGATTCCCCGACGTCGAAGCTCCGCAGGCGGCGGACCTGGTCGTGGACATGTTCCTCAACGGCCTCGGCAGGCCCTGA
- a CDS encoding NAD-binding lipoprotein yields MGWLVITCLAVVVPVSALLVWTDPGSPRSLPGRLTAVWRTSAETLRLGAVTGTPLRMLLSALLGLVALLCVSTLVGVITTGLADRLAELSRGRSTVIEEGHAVVLGWSDQVATVVGELIAAQAAHRPRAIVLLADRDKTEMERALALQTGPPGRARIICRSGPASDPDVLALVSPRTASTVLVLPSGEPTADAEVLRVLLALRAVLGEGTDGPPVLAAVRDDRYRAPARLAAGARGTVLETDTVTARLIAQCVGRPGLSVVLRDLLDFAGDEFHLADSSAFHGSPFGTVLLGHATSCLVGLLTPEGRTLLNPPADTVVAPGSLLIVLTGDDDTTRPEDCGRLVDQAVIVTDPPPPDAAAHLLLLGWNRRAPLIVDQLRRTAHPGSVLHVVTDRAVPGPAREPETAAAARLTVRFQSADLSRPETLLGLDLAPYDGMVVLGPDPGDGPDRPDDRTLVTLLAVRLLEDRTGREMRVVTELIDDRNRPLAPLNPGSDVIVSGELTGLLMAQIAQNRHLAAVFDELFSADGSTICLRPAVYYVRPGSEASFATVVAAARDRGECAIGYRRHDRRATLPDLGVRLNPHKGERREWSAEDQVVVVASEPAAPAGPCERDTEELRVERRDARPQQQ; encoded by the coding sequence ATGGGCTGGCTGGTGATCACTTGCCTGGCCGTCGTGGTCCCGGTCAGCGCGCTGCTGGTGTGGACGGACCCCGGTTCCCCGCGCTCGCTGCCGGGGCGGCTGACCGCGGTGTGGCGGACCAGCGCGGAGACGCTGCGCCTCGGCGCGGTGACGGGCACCCCGTTGCGCATGCTGCTCTCGGCCCTGCTCGGGCTGGTCGCCCTGCTGTGCGTGTCGACTCTTGTCGGGGTCATCACCACGGGCCTCGCCGACCGGCTGGCGGAGTTGAGCCGCGGCAGATCGACGGTGATCGAGGAGGGCCATGCCGTCGTACTCGGCTGGTCGGACCAAGTGGCCACGGTGGTCGGCGAACTGATCGCCGCCCAGGCCGCGCACCGGCCGCGGGCCATCGTCCTGCTCGCCGACCGGGACAAGACCGAGATGGAGCGGGCGCTGGCCCTCCAGACCGGTCCGCCGGGCCGCGCCCGGATCATCTGCCGCAGCGGCCCGGCCAGCGACCCCGACGTACTCGCGCTGGTCAGCCCGCGCACGGCGAGCACCGTGCTGGTGCTGCCGTCCGGGGAGCCCACGGCCGACGCCGAGGTCCTGCGCGTCCTGCTGGCATTGCGAGCGGTCCTGGGCGAGGGGACGGACGGGCCACCGGTGCTGGCCGCCGTGCGGGACGACCGCTACCGCGCGCCGGCCCGGCTGGCCGCCGGTGCGCGGGGCACGGTCCTGGAGACCGACACGGTCACGGCGAGGCTGATCGCGCAGTGCGTCGGCCGCCCCGGCCTCTCCGTGGTCCTGCGTGACCTGCTGGACTTCGCGGGCGACGAGTTCCACCTCGCCGACAGCTCCGCGTTCCACGGGAGCCCCTTCGGCACGGTCCTGCTCGGCCACGCCACCTCCTGCCTGGTCGGGCTGCTCACCCCGGAGGGACGTACGCTGCTGAATCCGCCCGCCGACACCGTCGTCGCGCCGGGCAGCCTCCTGATCGTCCTCACCGGTGACGACGACACGACGCGGCCGGAGGACTGCGGGCGCCTCGTCGACCAGGCGGTGATCGTCACCGACCCGCCACCCCCGGACGCCGCCGCCCACTTGTTGCTGCTCGGCTGGAACCGGCGGGCGCCTCTCATCGTGGACCAGTTGCGGCGCACGGCCCACCCGGGTTCGGTGCTGCACGTGGTCACGGACCGGGCCGTGCCGGGACCGGCGCGGGAACCGGAGACCGCGGCCGCCGCCCGGCTGACCGTACGGTTCCAGTCCGCCGATCTGTCGCGCCCCGAGACGCTTCTCGGGCTCGACCTCGCCCCGTACGACGGGATGGTCGTCCTCGGACCCGATCCGGGCGACGGTCCCGACCGGCCCGACGACCGGACTCTGGTCACCCTGCTGGCCGTGCGGCTGCTGGAGGACCGGACGGGACGGGAGATGCGCGTGGTCACCGAACTCATCGACGACCGCAACCGGCCGCTGGCACCCCTCAACCCCGGCTCCGACGTCATCGTCAGTGGCGAGCTCACCGGACTGCTCATGGCACAGATCGCGCAGAACCGGCACCTCGCGGCCGTCTTCGACGAGTTGTTCTCCGCCGACGGCAGCACCATCTGCCTGCGGCCTGCCGTGTACTACGTCCGTCCGGGCAGCGAGGCGAGCTTCGCCACCGTGGTGGCCGCGGCGCGCGACCGCGGTGAGTGCGCCATCGGATACCGCCGTCACGACCGGCGCGCCACGCTCCCGGACCTCGGGGTCCGGCTCAATCCCCACAAGGGGGAGCGGCGCGAGTGGAGCGCCGAGGACCAGGTGGTCGTCGTGGCGTCCGAACCGGCCGCTCCCGCCGGCCCTTGCGAACGGGACACGGAAGAGCTCCGAGTCGAGCGGCGGGACGCCAGGCCGCAGCAACAGTGA
- a CDS encoding rod shape-determining protein, translating to MGSARTRAWIAGRGLVLDVPTVTFPGAGVVYPIRRGTIVDTAGAARMLDRLLGHRLPGGTRPLIVVTAPVLDGVAYRAAARTAVEVLRPRGVITVPGARAIALGAGADLSRPLLVMDIGAHLTEVVLLADGAVVDAHRTALGTGDLDTVPASRISEAVAAMVTTMLRQDRTSLTLDALDRGALLAGGGALRPEITYRLTRRSRTPLRTVAAPHTAAVRGAAALLQAAHAHPSVTGSVASAADRP from the coding sequence ATGGGCAGCGCCCGCACGCGCGCCTGGATCGCGGGCCGGGGCCTGGTCCTCGACGTCCCTACGGTCACCTTTCCGGGAGCCGGTGTCGTGTACCCGATCCGGCGCGGCACCATCGTCGACACCGCGGGAGCGGCCCGGATGCTGGACCGTCTGCTCGGCCACCGGCTTCCCGGCGGCACCCGCCCGCTGATCGTCGTGACCGCCCCCGTCCTGGACGGCGTCGCCTACCGGGCGGCGGCTCGCACGGCCGTGGAGGTGCTGCGGCCGCGCGGTGTGATCACCGTCCCCGGCGCCCGCGCCATCGCGCTGGGCGCGGGCGCCGACCTGTCCCGGCCGCTGCTGGTCATGGACATCGGCGCCCACCTCACCGAAGTGGTGCTCCTGGCCGACGGAGCCGTCGTCGACGCGCACCGCACCGCTCTGGGCACCGGTGACCTCGACACCGTCCCGGCGTCCCGCATCAGTGAGGCGGTGGCCGCCATGGTGACCACGATGCTGCGGCAGGACCGTACGTCACTCACCCTCGACGCCCTGGACAGGGGCGCGCTGCTGGCCGGCGGAGGCGCCCTGCGCCCGGAGATCACCTATCGCCTCACCCGCAGGTCGCGTACGCCCCTGCGCACCGTCGCGGCGCCGCACACCGCCGCCGTCCGCGGGGCCGCGGCCCTCCTGCAGGCCGCCCACGCCCACCCCTCGGTGACCGGATCCGTCGCCTCGGCGGCGGACCGGCCGTGA
- a CDS encoding TraR/DksA C4-type zinc finger protein, protein MSLDVTRTEPRRDRPTAQEARRRLEHARGTRLIQLRALTDTGPAADDHLTSAQKYSIERVLKEIDAAFVRIEDGTYGTCLGCARSVPAERLEILPYTGHCVACRRRAG, encoded by the coding sequence ATGTCGCTCGACGTCACCCGAACCGAACCGCGCCGCGACCGTCCGACAGCTCAGGAGGCCCGCCGGCGTCTCGAGCACGCCCGGGGGACCAGGCTGATCCAGTTGCGGGCGCTCACCGACACCGGGCCGGCCGCCGACGACCATCTGACGTCCGCGCAGAAGTACTCCATCGAACGCGTGCTCAAAGAGATCGACGCGGCCTTCGTCCGTATCGAGGACGGCACCTACGGAACCTGCCTGGGCTGCGCCAGGTCCGTCCCGGCGGAGCGGCTGGAGATCCTCCCGTACACGGGACACTGTGTCGCCTGCCGGCGCCGGGCCGGCTGA
- a CDS encoding sensor histidine kinase, producing the protein MSLFWRIFGLNAVVLGTATGLLLWAPVTVSVPVVLTEAVILVGGLVVMLVANAALLSWGLAPLVRLTGLMTTVDLLRPGQRLPARGGGEVAELIRAFNAMLDRLEQERATSSARVLLAQEAERRRIAHELHDEVGQSMTAILLALKRAADDADGPLRDELHQAQEITRGSLDEVRRLVRRLRPGVLDDLGLVSAMTSLTHDFATHTGLRVLRHFDADLPALEPETELVLYRVAQESLTNVARHADAERAEVSLRHTDGAVVLAVVDDGRGIEAACEGAGIRGMRERALLIGAALDITPAARTGTRIRLTAPVPGRRP; encoded by the coding sequence ATGTCCCTGTTCTGGCGGATCTTCGGGCTCAACGCGGTGGTGCTGGGTACGGCCACCGGGCTGCTGCTCTGGGCTCCGGTGACCGTCTCCGTACCGGTGGTACTGACGGAGGCCGTCATCCTGGTGGGCGGTCTGGTGGTCATGCTGGTCGCCAACGCCGCGCTGCTGAGCTGGGGCCTGGCGCCACTGGTCCGGCTGACCGGACTGATGACCACCGTCGACCTGTTGCGCCCCGGTCAACGGCTGCCCGCGCGGGGTGGCGGTGAGGTCGCCGAGCTGATCCGCGCGTTCAACGCCATGCTCGACCGGCTCGAACAGGAACGGGCCACGAGCAGCGCCCGCGTCCTGCTCGCCCAGGAGGCCGAGCGGCGCCGTATCGCGCATGAGCTGCACGACGAGGTGGGTCAGAGCATGACCGCGATCCTGCTGGCCCTCAAGCGCGCCGCGGACGACGCGGACGGGCCGCTGCGCGACGAGCTGCACCAGGCTCAGGAGATCACCCGGGGAAGCCTGGACGAGGTCCGCCGTCTGGTGCGCCGGCTGCGCCCCGGTGTGCTGGACGATCTCGGTCTCGTCAGTGCCATGACCTCGCTCACCCACGACTTCGCCACCCACACCGGGCTGCGCGTACTGCGTCACTTCGACGCCGATCTGCCCGCCCTGGAGCCGGAGACGGAGCTGGTTCTCTACCGTGTCGCGCAGGAGAGCCTGACCAACGTGGCCCGCCACGCCGACGCCGAACGGGCCGAGGTCAGCCTGCGTCACACGGACGGCGCCGTGGTGCTGGCCGTCGTCGACGACGGCCGCGGTATCGAGGCCGCCTGCGAGGGTGCCGGGATCCGCGGCATGCGCGAGCGTGCCCTGCTCATCGGGGCCGCCCTCGACATCACCCCCGCGGCCCGCACCGGTACCCGGATCCGGCTGACCGCGCCGGTCCCCGGGAGACGGCCGTGA
- a CDS encoding response regulator transcription factor, translated as MTEPTRIRILLADDHALVRRGVRLILDREPDLEVVAEAGDGAEAIGMARAHDIDLAVLDIAMPRLTGLQATRELASLKPDLRVLMLTMHDNEQYFFQALKAGACGYVLKSVADRDLVAACRSAMRDEPFLYPGAVAALIRNYLDRVRHGEELSDQAVTPREEEVLKLVAEGHSSKEIADLLFISVKTVQRHRANLLHKLGLRDRLELTRYAIRAGSVEP; from the coding sequence ATGACCGAACCCACCAGGATCCGTATCCTGCTCGCCGACGACCACGCGCTGGTACGACGCGGGGTGCGGCTGATCCTCGACCGGGAACCGGACCTGGAAGTGGTCGCCGAGGCCGGGGACGGCGCGGAGGCGATCGGGATGGCCCGCGCTCACGACATCGACCTCGCCGTCCTGGACATCGCGATGCCCCGTCTGACCGGACTTCAGGCAACCCGCGAACTGGCGTCGCTGAAGCCGGATCTGCGCGTCCTGATGCTCACGATGCACGACAACGAGCAGTACTTCTTCCAGGCCCTCAAGGCCGGGGCCTGCGGCTACGTGCTGAAATCGGTCGCGGACCGGGACCTGGTGGCCGCCTGCCGGAGCGCGATGCGCGACGAGCCGTTTCTCTATCCCGGCGCGGTCGCCGCCCTCATCCGCAACTACCTCGACCGGGTCCGTCACGGCGAGGAGCTCTCCGACCAGGCTGTGACGCCCCGCGAGGAGGAGGTCCTCAAACTCGTCGCGGAGGGGCACTCGTCCAAGGAGATCGCCGACCTCCTCTTCATCAGCGTCAAGACCGTCCAGCGGCACCGCGCCAACCTGCTGCACAAGCTCGGTCTGCGCGACCGTCTGGAGCTCACCCGTTACGCCATCCGGGCCGGCTCCGTCGAACCCTGA